From one Acidobacteriota bacterium genomic stretch:
- the kdpF gene encoding K(+)-transporting ATPase subunit F, whose amino-acid sequence MPVRNRSVLPYRDNVRRRLPSSDRKGSPLMGQILLLAAIVTALLGYLVYALLRPEKF is encoded by the coding sequence ATGCCTGTGCGCAACCGTAGCGTTCTTCCTTATCGCGATAACGTACGTCGCAGGCTGCCATCGTCTGACAGGAAAGGAAGTCCGCTGATGGGTCAGATCCTTCTTCTCGCCGCCATCGTCACGGCTCTTCTGGGCTATCTCGTCTACGCGCTCCTGCGCCCGGAAAAGTTCTAG